The Candidatus Obscuribacterales bacterium genome includes the window GAAACTCAGGTGGCGATCGCTGCCCTCCAGATTGGCGACCAGGTTTTGGTGAAACCGGGAGAACTGGTGCCCACCGATGGAATTGTGGTGGAAGGCAGCAGCACCCTCAACCAAGCCTCTATTACTGGAGAATCAATGCCTACGGAGAAAAGCATCGGTGATGAAGTCTTTGCCGGCACGCTGAACGGCAGTGGAGCCCTGCAACTGCGCATTCATCAGCCTCCCGAAAGTAGCTTAATTCAGCGAGTCATCCGTCTGGTTCAACAGGCCCAACAGGATGCGCCACCGTCCCAGCAATTCATTGAACGATTTGAACGTGGCTATGCCAAGGTTATTGTAGTGGCGGGGATTTTGTTGGGCACCTTACCGCCATTTCTCATGGGCTGGAGCTGGGAAGAAACGATTTATCGTGCCTTAATTTTCCTGGTGGTCGCCTCTCCCTGTGCCCTGATGGCTTCGATTATGCCAGCGCTGCTGTCGGGAATTGCCAACGGTGCCCGCCATGGCATTTTGTTCAAAAATGGGGCGCAGTTGGAAAAAATGGGCTGTGTCCGGGCGATCGCCTTTGATAAAACCGGCACGCTGACCACCGGAAACCTTCAGGTGATCCACACCCTCACCCTGCCCCACCAATCAACCCACCAGTTGCTGCGAGTGGCCGCCGCCCTAGAAAGCTTGTCAGAACATCCCATCGGGGCAGCGATCGTCCAAGCAGCTCAGCAACACCAAGTAGCTTGGACAACAGCCAGCCATGGACAGGCCCAAGCAGGACGCGGCATCACCGGAGACGTTGATCAACAGCCTGCCGTGGTGGGAAATGCCACCTTTGTGCGATCGCACCTGCCGCACTTGGATCCAGCCCTGATCATCCAGAGCCAGCAGTGGGAAGCCGAGGGTAACACAGTGGTATGGGTGGCCTTCGGTGGAGAGCTATTGGGCATCATTGCCGTAGCCGATACCGTACGTCCTGCTGCCGCAGCAGCGATCGCCCGCTTAAAACGTATGGGTGTTGAGCATATTGTCATGCTCACCGGCGATAATTCCCGCACCGCTCACCATATTGCCCAGAAAACTGGCGTAGACCAAGTGTATGCAGATCTGTTGCCGGAAGATAAGGTAGATGTTATTAAGCAGTTACAGACCCAGTATCAAACCGTAGCTATGGTGGGAGATGGCATTAATGACGCGCCAGCCTTGGCTCAAGCATCGGTCGGCATAGCTATGGGACTTTCGGGGAGTGATGTGGCGCTTGAAACGGCTGATACCATACTCATGGCAGATCGCTTAGAACATCTAGAACGAGCTATCCGTCTTGGTCGGCGGGCCCAAGGCGTGGTCAAGCAAAATATTGCGTTCGCTCTTTTCTTTATTATGGTGCTCCTCATGGCAAATTTCATGGGCAACATCACACTACCCCTAGGAGTTCTGGGGCATGAGGGATCTACGGTGATCGTTACCTTAAGTGGCTTACGCTTACTGAGAGGTTGAGCAGAATGAATGGTTCCGTTCCGTTTTCCGACCTTAGAACGTCAACCCATCTTAGAACATCCCATCAATCGGTAGAATGCGTGAGCGCTAGCGAACGCATCAAACCCTCACAAAACATTGCGTTACAGCCATACCTAAGAGCACGACACAACGGATGACCGTTCAGAACAAGCAGTTACAGCCCACATCTTCTATCCTTTGTCCATCTCAGGTTAACCAGGGGCACACCAGTCGAACCCACATTAAGGATAAGGATACATAGCGATCGCCACTCAAGTTTCCATCAACGTCATGACAGTAAAGACTATTCTGGCGTTGCTGGAGAGGGATAGGATTTGCGCTATCCAACCGTAAGCGAGAGACGCTCACATTCCGATGTTATATCTTCATTCAGCAACGCCACTATTCCAATTTTTGATTTATCACAACAGATTTTTATCCTCATTCAATGGGCTATGATGGGCACGGGACAAACCCTTTACCCATCTTGCAATCTGCTGTGAACTAGGTTGGCATGTCACTGAATTTGAGATGGTATCTAGAATTCATCCTATCTTTATCGAATCCTATCTTTATCGAGTTGAAGGTTCACGAGACTGCTCTGGCCCGAGTGCTGGGGTAAGCTTACCACGAGTTTTACGGCTCCAGCGAGGATCGTGGAGCAGCGTATAAAAGCAGGGAATAATAAACAGCGTCAGCAGAGTAGACAGGGATAAACCTGAAAAAACGACGATCCCTAGGGGCTGCAAAAATTCTGATCCTTCTCCTATCCCCAAGGCTAGGGGGAATAACCCTAACACCGTCGTAATCGTGGTCATCAAGATAGGACGCAGTCGCTGAGGAGCAGCTTTCAAAATAGCAGCACGGTGAGATATGCGATCGCGATCGCGAATTTGATTGGCCAACTCGACCAGAATAATGGCGTTGTTCACCACAATCCCCACCAGCAGCACCGCGCCCACAATCACCGTTGCCCCGATCGCCGTTTGGGTTACAAACAGGCCAAGAATACCA containing:
- a CDS encoding heavy metal translocating P-type ATPase, translated to MTSATSPLSNLLKDHPDAIAALVCAILVLLGWQTLAIGWIGAGLFILTVAYVIGGFDSARDGITTLLDEKELDVDLLMIVAALGAAGLGLWQQDYYLMVDGGVLILIFAISGALEGYAMRRTERSIQGLMSLTTDTARVIVHERETQVAIAALQIGDQVLVKPGELVPTDGIVVEGSSTLNQASITGESMPTEKSIGDEVFAGTLNGSGALQLRIHQPPESSLIQRVIRLVQQAQQDAPPSQQFIERFERGYAKVIVVAGILLGTLPPFLMGWSWEETIYRALIFLVVASPCALMASIMPALLSGIANGARHGILFKNGAQLEKMGCVRAIAFDKTGTLTTGNLQVIHTLTLPHQSTHQLLRVAAALESLSEHPIGAAIVQAAQQHQVAWTTASHGQAQAGRGITGDVDQQPAVVGNATFVRSHLPHLDPALIIQSQQWEAEGNTVVWVAFGGELLGIIAVADTVRPAAAAAIARLKRMGVEHIVMLTGDNSRTAHHIAQKTGVDQVYADLLPEDKVDVIKQLQTQYQTVAMVGDGINDAPALAQASVGIAMGLSGSDVALETADTILMADRLEHLERAIRLGRRAQGVVKQNIAFALFFIMVLLMANFMGNITLPLGVLGHEGSTVIVTLSGLRLLRG